The DNA segment TAATTTTGGCCACATCGAGATCCGTTGCCTCAAAATTAACACAACCAAACACGTACAAATTCGGGCTAAAGCGAAAATGTACAAGTTATCCAGATCCAGTAATTAATATGCTTCTTACATTGTCGGTTCGTTTGTTGATTTGTAAATCTAAGCCTTTGGTCAAAGCACGAAAAATCAATCTTGTTTGAATATTTAGGCCAAGTTGTGGGTAACTAGGCAATACCAGTACCACCCCCAATTTTCGAAACATTGTTTTTCTCTcgaaatttttatgtttttgataaaaatattattaaagcagtgaaacaattttttatttgcattttgTAACTAGTGCGAGAAATCAATAACTAATTATGTTTACAAATTACAGCAAATATGAAAACTTCACGGGGCATTAAATATCCCATACTATTTCCCtccatatttttacttttagcaTGAGGAGCCATTATGTCCTTCACattgtgttattttattattgattatctttattattatttgccgAAAGTTGTTTTGAGtagttattattttgttaaagaattttataaaggaaataaggtaagaagatatttttattcattcattaattAAGAGACAATCATGAGTATGAATGCCTTAGTTTTCACTGGACATatgatgaaaaacaaaaataacttcacCGGAAAAAGCTAATGGGGCCACATATATACTTGGTTAGTTAGACCCAAGCTTTCAATAGGAAAATCATTGAATAAAATGCAGTAAACGATCATTAAATTGTGTTCTCGAGAGATTGATTTATAACACACTAATTATTCTCTTTCTGTTTTCATCGGCTTGCAGGAGCTTTTCATATTTTGTAAGATGGTCACCTCATGAAAAAGTATgataacagatttttttttgtttattttattttaaaaaattattgagtcatttatataaataaaagtaatgaAATTATTAAGAAATCGATATAATATgagtaaaaattattcatattttaataattacaaTTCAATATGTTGTTGTACACTATTCGAGTCCCCATAACCCATAGGAGTTaatgaacattttttaaaattcctttGAACATatactaatgtttttttttaatccataaataaaatctcttcttcctcaaatattttatttcgtcGGCGAAttcttgaagaaaaataattaaattaaataaggcATCGTCATTTGGCAGCAGCGACCAGCTGGTATTTAAGTATCACTAAACTCGCCACAAGCTTTCACTTCacacttctcttctcttctcttctcttctgtcTCCATTGGACAGATAGCATTTTCCCCTTCCCAGACAGATCCAAGAACCACAGGTACTCACTCTTGAGATcctgttttctctttttctcgtTGCGTGTCTTCTGCTGCTCACACTTAAcgcgttttcttttttctccgaATTAAACGCGACCTTATCTTCTTCTTGCTCTCTTTTATCAGTGCTCTTTTTTGAGCCAACGGTGCTGATTCTTTCCCGCGGAATCTTGCTCGGCGTTGGGGTAAGTTTCATGCAACTGTTCTGCTTTTCGTTAGATCCGTGTGATTGTTGTTTGTTTGAATCGATTTTTCTAGCCTTTGCTCCAAGAAGAAGTCTTTACTACAAAATAAAGCGTTTATTGTATTGCATACGCGAAAGTCTTTTAGTACTTGTTTTCTTTGAGTGATTGAACGGTAGTTCAATGTATTCAGTGTTCCTTGCTTGTGCTCAGGATTACAAAATCGTGATTCAATGTGTTGAATATTGTGGTAGTCAGCATCTTACTTCGTTTTGAGAATCTGTGTCGGTGTTGGATTTTACTGATTAGTGTCATCACATGCAAAATATGCGGGGTGGTTTTCTTTCAACTTTGAAGTGTGAAAACGTTATGATCCGTTTAGTTCATGCACTGGTTTTATAATCTTAGCTTTTATTGGATGTAGTTTCCCACTCCTTTGGGTTTTACTGATTGGACTTTAGTATTGAAtgcattttgtattttcaagacattaaatgcatttatttatttcatttgatACCGTACTTTCTTGATTTCTTTATAAAATAGGTGGAAGATTTGTAGGAGGATATTTGGAATGCCTTTGATTTTGTTAACTAGTCTTGCACAAGCAGTTTTTTGTAGCTCTTTGTGGGTGGTGTTTAATTCTTGTTTGGTTTGTGACCAGGTGTAAGTCATTTGTCAATTCCCTTGGACAAGATGGCTTTGGGGAAATATGCTAGGGTAGATGGTAGAAGATCGTCGAGCTGGTGTTCGACGGTGACTGTTGTCGTGTTTGTGGCTCTATGCTTGGTTGGGGTTTGGATGATGACATCATCTTCAGTTGTCCCTGTGCGTAATGGAGATGAGGCCCAGGAGAATAAGAACCAAGTGAAAGAACAAACAGAGCCTACAGAGGTGAAAGAAGCAGTGAGTGAGGTCAGCAATAGCAATATGCGGCAGTTTGAAGATAATCCAGGTGATTTGCCTGAGGATGCAACCAAAGGGGACAGCAATGTAGCCTCTGAAGACAACTCAAACTTGTCAGATAAACAAGAAGAGAAGTCGGAGGAAAATCCTGTAGAGAGGTCTTCTGACGATACAAAGTCGGAAGACGTGGAGGATAAGAAAACTGAGGAGGAAGGTTCTAATACAGAAAATGAATCAAACTCAGACTCTACAGAAAATAGCAAAGACAGTGATGAGACTTCCACTAAAGAATCTGATTCTgatgagaatgagaagaagtCTGATTCAGATGAAAGTGAAAAGCAATCTAATGACACTGATGAAACAACAGATACTAAGATAGAGGAGAAGGTGGAAGAAAGTGATAACAAGGAATCTGATGAAAACTCTAGTGAGAAGAATATAAATGATGATACCAAACAGAAGAGTTCAAAGGAGGTATACCCTTCTGGGGCTCAGTCTGAGCTTCAAGAAGAAAGTACAGCAGAAACTGGGTCTTGGTCAACTCAGGCAGCACAGTCGAAGAATGAAAAGGATTCTCAAGAGTCCTCCAAGCAGCCAACTGGATACAAGTGGAAGCTTTGTAATGTCACTGCTGGTCCTGATTTTATACCATGCCTTGATAACTGGAAAGCTATTAGGAGTCTCCAGAGTACTAAACACTATGAACATCGAGAAAGGCACTGTCCTGAAGAACCTCCTACCTGCCTTGTTCCTGTTCCTGAAGGTTATAAACGCCCAATTGAGTGGCCTAAGAGCAGAGAGAAGGTAGAAACCTACTTAAATCTTGTCAATTATTGTTCTCTGTCTGACCGACCGTTTACCCGTTCATAAAGTAGTAAGTTTTTCTCCTGCAGATATGGTATTACAATGTTCCACACACCAAGCTTGCTGAAGTTAAGGGCCACCAGAATTGGGTGAAAGTAACGGGCGAGTACCTTACTTTTCCTGGTGGTGGAACCCAATTCAAACATGGGGCACTTCATTACATTGACTTTATACAAGAGgtaatatatatacacatacatgtgtgtgtgtgtggttgtgaaatttgactttattttgttgattttaataATGTGTCCATAAATATGTAGATCTGTATGTATTACTTATGCTGCGTGTTCCATAAATTGAAATCATGTGTTCTGTCACAATTGCAGTATCCaccaattatattttatcttcctTTGAGCAAATTTCCCatccaatatttaattttgcatCTTCTATCTTCTTATTTCTTTGTCTCTCTGATTACCTCATTCAAATACAGCTTTAGAAgaaataaaaccaaaaagataAGAGAGGATGAGTATACTGTTGCTATATATGCCAGAATATGACTTGTATATGCTTTAGTATTTATGATGCATTCAGACATTTTGACCAATACATAGACAATTTAATCTCTAATTTGACCTGTTCCTTAAAGGGGTTTAAAACATTTCACAACTATAGGCCTATAATAATGTCATGGCAATTCTATACAAATCCTGTAGATCTAAAGATTATGGGAGGCATCTCATAGGGAACTGGTACAAGTCTTACAATTTGATATGATACAGTTGACAATAACATAATTCTGATTATTTTTCATTGTCTAGCACGGAGTTTAGATTTGAATTGGTAGGAATTGCACATTGAGTCCTCACCAGGAAAGAGACAAATAGtaattaagataaaaagaaaataatggcaGTACGAGTGTATGACCatggtattttaattttgatggaCTTAAAATTTCTACAATGACCCTCAGTGCTAACTGTCAACAGAGTTAGTTAAGTTACATAGGATGATAAACCTGGCCACCACTTTTAACCAGGACAAGTCCGTGCATGTAGGAAATTAAACTGTGGTGCATTGGGAGATAACCAAAACTTGACACGGATATAGCTATACCATTTGATGCTCTTCAAATGATGTCTTTCTCAATAATAGAAGTCTTATGCTTTCATCCTAGAATTGGTCTgggtttttataatttgtttactTGATGTTGTTGAGTATTTTATCTAATAGGGCTTTGGTGATACAGACTGTACCTGACATTGCTTGGGGAAAACGCACACGTGTTATACTAGATGTTGGATGTGGTGTTGCCAGCTTTGGAGGTTTTCTCTTTGATAGAGATGTACTTGCAATGTCGTTAGCACCAAAGGATGAACATGAAGCTCAGGTACAATTTGCACTTGAAAGGGGGATTCCTGCTATATCTGCTGTGATGGGCACAAAGAGGCTTCCCTTCCCTGGGAAAGTATTTGATGTAGTCCATTGTGCACGATGTAGAGTTCCGTGGCATATAGAAGGTATTCCATCTGCATAACTTTTACTTTGgtgataaaattaattcattttagcCATTTAGATTATAAGAGAACCTATAAACTGTATTGATGTAAAATACATGTGAGTGCAACTGGCTTTTATTTTATGAGCCCTGTTTTTTGGGTGGGGGAggaattgttttattaaaacgAGAGATATTCGATGAAAAACATTTGTTTGTAATACACAAGGAGACTAACAATTACAAGAATCATCAATTTCCTAGTTAGTAATTACAAGATTTGATTAGtctatttacattattattgtcCAACTGCAGGTGGTAAACTTCTTTTGGAGCTAAATAGAGTATTGAGACCTGGAGGTTTTTTTGTATGGTCTGCTACTCCAATTTATCAGAAGCTTCCTGAAGATgttgaaatatggaagggtAAATTATAGCTAGACTTATATATGACACTCTTGTGCATTTTAATGCAGGTTTATAATCCTGAcgttttatgaatttatttgcAGCCATGAAGGCACTAACAAAAGCCATGTGCTGGGAAGTTGTGTCGATCAGCAAGGATCCAGTAAATGGAGTAGGTGTAGCTGTATACAGGAAGCCAACTTCTAATGAGTGTTACGAGCAACGCTCAAAGAATGAGCCACCGCTGTGTCCAGACTCTGATGATCCTAATGCAGCATGGTATTTCATCATT comes from the Glycine soja cultivar W05 chromosome 6, ASM419377v2, whole genome shotgun sequence genome and includes:
- the LOC114415796 gene encoding probable methyltransferase PMT26, producing MALGKYARVDGRRSSSWCSTVTVVVFVALCLVGVWMMTSSSVVPVRNGDEAQENKNQVKEQTEPTEVKEAVSEVSNSNMRQFEDNPGDLPEDATKGDSNVASEDNSNLSDKQEEKSEENPVERSSDDTKSEDVEDKKTEEEGSNTENESNSDSTENSKDSDETSTKESDSDENEKKSDSDESEKQSNDTDETTDTKIEEKVEESDNKESDENSSEKNINDDTKQKSSKEVYPSGAQSELQEESTAETGSWSTQAAQSKNEKDSQESSKQPTGYKWKLCNVTAGPDFIPCLDNWKAIRSLQSTKHYEHRERHCPEEPPTCLVPVPEGYKRPIEWPKSREKIWYYNVPHTKLAEVKGHQNWVKVTGEYLTFPGGGTQFKHGALHYIDFIQETVPDIAWGKRTRVILDVGCGVASFGGFLFDRDVLAMSLAPKDEHEAQVQFALERGIPAISAVMGTKRLPFPGKVFDVVHCARCRVPWHIEGGKLLLELNRVLRPGGFFVWSATPIYQKLPEDVEIWKAMKALTKAMCWEVVSISKDPVNGVGVAVYRKPTSNECYEQRSKNEPPLCPDSDDPNAAWNIQLQACLHKAPVSSKERGSKLPELWPARLIKVPYWLSSSQVGVYGKPAPQDFTADYEHWKRVVSKSYLDGMGIKWSNVRNVMDMRSIYGGFAAALRDLNVWVMNVVTIDSPDTLPIIYERGLFGIYHDWCESFSTYPRTYDLLHADHLFSKLKKRCNLAAVVAEADRILRPEGKLIVRDTVEIIEELESMARSMQWKVRMTYSKDKEGLLCVEKSKWRPKEQEKLEYAIA